One window of the Granulicella arctica genome contains the following:
- a CDS encoding PDZ domain-containing protein — protein sequence MYLEKLPDWDQPEHFSRAGFLYDGQDDGDQIKTVFPGGAAEAAGLKAGDLITAINGAKPADDPDDPAFN from the coding sequence ATGTATCTCGAGAAGCTGCCAGACTGGGATCAGCCAGAACACTTCAGTCGAGCAGGATTTCTCTATGACGGACAGGACGACGGCGATCAGATCAAAACCGTCTTCCCCGGCGGGGCCGCAGAAGCTGCCGGTCTTAAAGCTGGTGACCTGATCACTGCGATCAACGGAGCGAAGCCAGCAGACGACCCAGACGACCCAGCATTCAATTAG